In the Athene noctua chromosome 25, bAthNoc1.hap1.1, whole genome shotgun sequence genome, one interval contains:
- the BRCA1 gene encoding breast cancer type 1 susceptibility protein isoform X4: protein MDFSVIAIGEVQNVLSAMQKNLECPIWFCMFKLLSKKKKGVVQCPLCKTEVTKRSLKENSRFKQLIEGLLETIHAFELDTGVKFLNSHHFPKTSTEAAAAEFLCKEGSVIQSKGFRNRKKSAKENGQENCILQEANVDTQLTDTGVRRCSLRNKTQKCGSEKGIYIELGSDSSEELLKQANNSGLEDKVLQILSEEKLERLKSAERENEYSRNTQPGTPGAEEIILPDVVGESDFSKESLSKKSTRSTDEHAKPGQVNVTENQSSPLNVLGVDLITEQCDGVGSASPLRNGDTSFFKNAEGMDAEQTQCNSESKEFDLKGSSESSLDKSKEMDIIAQNVKAAEMYEPESDSLREKELPLEKLLQPETLHCGTPNQVSRKRLKRSIQKVNEWFSKSNDILSSSSSQDDSAGATDVSGEEDPCLSDKGSCISEKTDPMVDSMAIAVVEGNKRWSKQTADRIEDKIFGKTYKRGRKSNHPIILRDILPTTKKEDVDAYDKCLNNSSKDGLKRKRKTSYVLQPEDFINKKDTEEADGCPQSVNLGDAEKKRCDESSAVNESQVSENRVGSTPAKLEEGGGSIWKTATEKVAGKHCDGKLELSHCDQKSTKKSSAAKRCRRSARTMCVLQLVDRNSLFPDPEEPQIDSYPSSGEPRRGGSEQRQVRRSRRLRLLSEEMTKTGKGAVIKGVRKYDSDHEGSSFAVQRSVLVHSSECKALCEPPGTLSYEPLTNLKGDDLERNGIQVNLKNSSDTAATGKSLFNPTSSCQHSNCSSFAPDAGSPEGEILCSPVVPQSPSVTAVQAASHPAEVVTELCAAAPQDSGHDTQNVPGDFGTEKLPMAENVLELTKEAEDSELDMQYLRNIFRHSKRLSFSLYPTPVKACTGEDAASATLKISCAEGAENKHSKYLKTKDLQEETTTAESLSRVCEKKKLKTHEHACVNPLTCFVSNTDHTCTGEHQEGVSQVASQGTLTAVRTGTAKAESNNKSQKGEQGNKDTVSAHVGIECELRQNPAKSNRSQSDRSNTEENTFKRTDLNTVDEICFGSENNQAGRAKIVDSKGPILHFQSRSVICSATCQQKPAEFSREVLLKKSRRERKGDEEQATQAGSTGMPECLVTEALEEPLKGNSDFTGLSETPDGLLCSEIEENTSFSEIDRRERSAVFIRGCDNALVKEPNNRDVSCKPGSQGIQRSRRRARKLQSSDEESSEDEDFPCFQTLMFSKSVSTPLQINKQVTSVIESSVSPITSPHSGNDNNMQEMPEAALSNRCVSPNEGSERSVNLFSSQSNLSEESVDGAQELEKPSMQIHTCRQVSSVNEGEETSQSCNGGLKRSKTNFRDECQEDPNMGANQASGYDSETSYVEDSCGPFSQGEILTTQQKNAMQSNLKKLQQEMAELEAVLKQHGSQACEFLPIPSSSEGTLGMEQMRQERGAESTSEGNVENHKCSGSKGFSANDFHVISSDSLNSKIKELERSPELLFPSSKSCLLKRPDLEKHLQCDGVLKSKAPSGKIKPVQEAGQDYSHCPPEAENTDEQKSGTRLNSASVLSNLSGNVTRSPSNSSSSVRVLSPRAAEATGSSVVARDANKSCAQDCKSKRTVCFPVSVLHNAAGKENATSTVVTNRREMSIVASGLNQSEYLVVRKFARKTQSILYNRITEGTTHVIMKTAERDLTVCSADKELVCERTLKYFLGIAGGKWVVSYQWVIQSFKEGRILDEENFEVRGDVINGRNHQGPKRARQSLTEKIFKDFEICCYGPFTDMTTEHLEWMVELCGASVVKQLHQFTHPTNSTAVVVVQPDAWMENTDYRAIQQKDNVAMVTREWVLDSVACYECQELEAYLVS from the exons gttCTGCATGTTCAAACTcctcagcaaaaagaaaaaaggtgtggTACAGTGTCCTCTGTGTAAGACAGAAGTTACCAAGAG AAGTCTGAAAGAAAATTCCAGATTTAAGCAACTAATTGAAGGATTATTAGAAACTATCCATGCGTTTGAGCTTGACACTGGAGTAAAGT ttttaaacagTCATCACTTTCCTAAAACATCCACTGAAGCCGCTGCTGCTGAGTTCCTGTGTAAAGAAGGTTCTGTCATTCAAAGTAAGGgcttcagaaacaggaaaaaaagtgctAAAGAAAATGGACAAGAAAACTGCatcttg CAGGAAGCTAATGTGGATACGCAGCTTACAGATACTGGGGTCAGAAGGTGTTCCCtaagaaacaaaacccagaaatgtgGCTCTGAAAAGGGGATTTATATAGAGCTTG GCTCTGATTCATCTGAAGAGCTtttgaaacaagcaaacaatTCTGG GTTAGAAGACAAAGTGCTTCAGATTTTGTCTGAAGAGAAGCTAGAAAGACTGAAGAGTGCCGAGAGAGAGAATGAATATTCCCGCAACACACAGCCTGGCACACCAGGTGCTGAAGAAATAATTCTACCAGATGTCGTAG GTGAAAGTGATTTCTCGAAGGAAAGCCTGAGCAAGAAAAGCACTCGCAGCACTGATGAACATGCCAAACCTGGCCAAGTGAATGTGACTGAAAACCAGAGTTCTCCTTTAAATGTTCTTGGTGTAGACCTGATCACAGAGCAGTGTGATGGAGTAGGTAGTGCCAGTCCCTTAAGGAATGGGGACACATCTTTCTTCAAGAATGCAGAAGGAATGGATGCAGAGCAAACTCAATGCAATAGTGAAAGCAAAGAGTTTGACTTAAAAGGTAGCTCAGAGAGCAGCTTGGATAAAAGCAAGGAAATGGATATTATTGCACAAAATGTAAAAGCTGCGGAAATGTATGAACCTGAGAGTGATTCTCTCCGTGAAAAGGAACTTCCTCTGGAGAAACTACTTCAGCCAGAGACACTTCACTGTGGTACCCCGAATCAGGTTTCTAGGAAGAGACTGAAGCGAAGCATTCAGAAAGTCAATGAATGGTTTTCAAAAAGCAACGACATTCTGTCTTCCAGTTCTTCCCAGGATGATTCTGCTGGAGCAACTGATGTTTCGGGTGAAGAAGATCCATGTTTATCAGATAAAGGTTCCTGTATTTCTGAGAAGACTGACCCTATGGTAGATTCCATGGCAATTGCAGTGGTTGAAGGAAACAAGAGATGGTCAAAACAAACAGCAGATAGGATTGAAGACAAAATATTTGGGAAAACATACAAGAGAGGGAGGAAGTCAAATCACCCTATTATCTTGAGAGACATTTTACCTACTACAAAAAAGGAAGATGTGGATGCTTATGACAAGTGCTTGAATAATTCCAGTAAAGATGGACTGAAACGAAAAAGGAAGACTTCCTATGTCCTGCAACCTGAGgatttcattaacaaaaaagatacagaagagGCAGATGGGTGCCCTCAAAGTGTTAACCTTGGAGATGCAGAAAAGAAAAGATGTGATGAAAGTTCTGCTGTTAATGAGAGTCAGGTCTCTGAAAATAGAGTGGGTAGTACACCAGCAAAACTTGAGGAAGGAGGAGGATCCATATGGAAAACAGCAACTGAAAAGGTGGCTGGCAAGCACTGTGATGGGAAGCTGGAACTGAGTCACTGTGATCAGAAAAGCACTAAGAAAAGTTCTGCAGCAAAAAGATGCAGACGTTCTGCTAGAACCATGTGTGTTCTACAGCTAGTGGATAGAAACTCTCTTTTCCCTGACCCAGAAGAGCCGCAGATTGACAGCTATCCAAGCAGTGGGGAACCAAGGAGAGGGGGTTCTGAGCAAAGACAAGTCAGGCGCAGCAGAAGGCTTCGGTTACTTTCTGAAGAAATGACAAAAACTGGAAAAGGAGCAGTAATTAAGGGAGTAAGAAAGTATGACAGTGATCATGAAGGCTCTTCCTTTGCAGTCCAGAGGAGTGTGTTAGTTCACAGTTCTGAGTGCAAAGCCCTGTGTGAGCCCCCAGGTACCCTGAGTTATGAGCCACTCACTAATCTAAAGGGTGATGATCTGGAAAGGAATGGAATACAGGTTAATCTAAAGAATTCATCTGACACTGCAGCAACTGGAAAAAGTCTCTTCAACCCTACATCTTCATGTCAGCATTCAAATTGTAGTTCCTTTGCACCTGATGCAGGTTCTCCAGAAGGTGAAATACTCTGCAGCCCTGTCGTCCCACAGTCTCCTTCAGTGACTGCGGTGCAAGCTGCTTCCCACCCAGCTGAAGTGGTGACTGAACTgtgtgctgctgctccccaggacaGTGGACATGACACACAGAATGTTCCAGGAGACTTCGGAACTGAGAAGTTGCCGATGGCTGAAAATGTTTTGGAATTGACCAAGGAAGCTGAAGATAGTGAGTTAGACATGCAGTATCTGCGGAATATATTTAGGCATTCAAAACGTCTGTCTTTTAGCCTTTATCCTACTCCTGTGAAGGCATGTACAGGAGAGGATGCTGCTTCTGCAACTTTAAAGATATCATGTGCTGAAGGGGCAGAAAATAAGCATAGcaaatacttaaaaacaaaagacTTGCAAGAAGAGACTACAACTGCTGAAAGCTTGAGTAGAGTTTGTGAGAAAAAGAAGCTTAAGACACATGAACATGCTTGTGTTAATCCCTTGACTTGCTTTGTCAGCAACACTGACCATACGTGTACTGGGGAACATCAGGAAGGTGTTTCACAGGTTGCAAGTCAAGGGACTCTGACAGCAGTAAGAACGGGTACTGCTAAGGCTGAAAGCAACAACAAATCGCAAAAAGGAGAGCAAGGAAACAAAGACACAGTGTCAGCTCATGTAGGGATAGAATGTGAGCTGAGACAGAATCCAGCCAAAAGTAATAGAAGTCAGAGTGATCGGAGTAACACAGAAGAGAACACTTTCAAAAGAACTGATTTAAACACAGTTGATGAAATATGCTTCGGTTCAGAAAACAATCAAGCAGGAAGGGCCAAAATTGTTGACAGCAAAGGACCAATACTGCATTTTCAGTCCAGATCAGTAATTTGTTCTGCGACTTGTCAGCAAAAGCCTGCTGAATTCAGCCGTGAAGTCCTTTTgaaaaaaagtagaagagaaagaaaaggggatgAAGAACAAGCAACCCAAGCTGGTAGCACAGGGATGCCTGAGTGTTTAGTCACAGAGGCTCTAGAAGAGCCTCTTAAAGGGAACAGTGATTTTACAGGTTTGTCTGAAACCCCTGATGGCTTACTGTGCTCTGAGATCGAAGAGAACACCAGCTTTTCTGAAATTGATAGGAGAGAGAGATCTGCTGTGTTTATAAGAGGATGTGACAATGCCCTGGTAAAAGAACCAAACAATAGAGATGTTAGTTGTAAGCCAGGATCTCAAGGTATTCAAAGATCTCGAAGGAGAGCACGGAAACTGCAATCTTCAGATGAAGAATCTAGTGAGGATGAAGATTTCCCATGTTTTCAGACATTAATGTTCAGCAAATCAGTAAGCACGCCATTGCAGATAAATAAACAAGTGACATCTGTGATAGAGTCTTCAGTAAGTCCCATCACATCACCTCACAGTGGAAATGACAATAATATGCAGGAAATGCCTGAAGCTGCCCTAAGTAACAGGTGCGTTTCACCAAACGAGGGGTCAGAACGCTCGGTCAACTTATTTTCTTCCCAGTCCAACTTGTCTGAAGAATCAGTTGATGGAGCACAAGAGCTGGAGAAACCTTCAATGCAAATCCATACATGCAGACAAGTGAGCAGTGTGAATGAGGGTGAAGAAACATCTCAAAGTTGTAATGGAGGTCTGAAGAGAAGCAAAACTAACTTCAGAGATGAATGCCAAGAAGACCCAAACATGGGAGCCAACCAAG CATCTGGATATGACAGTGAAACAAGTTATGTAGAAGATTCATGTGGACCATTCTCTCAGGGTGAAATTCTTACTACACAG CAGAAGAATGCTAtgcaaagtaacttaaaaaaactTCAGCAAGAAATGGCTGAACTTGAAGCAGTGCTAAAGCAGCATGGAAGTCAGGCCTGTGAATTTTTACCTATCCCTTCCAGTAGTGAAGGAACACTTGGAATGGAACAAATGAGACAAGAGAGAG gagcagaGTCAACCTCAGAGGGAAATGTTGAAAATCACAAATGCAGCGGTTCAAAGGGATTTTCAGCCAATGATTTCCATGTTATATCAAGTGATTCTCTCAACAGTAAAATTAAAGAGTTAGAAAg GTCTCCAGAATTGTTGTTTCCATCTTCTAAATCCTGTTTGTTAAAGAGACCAGATCTGGAGAAACATCTTCAGTGTGATGGAGTTCTGAAGAGCAAAGCTCCTTCTGGGAAGATAAAACCTGTGCAGGAAGCAGGGCAAGACTATAGTCACTGTCCTCCTGAAGCAG aaaacacagatgaGCAGAAATCTGGGACCAGGCTGAACAGTGCATCTGTCTTATCAAATCTCTCTGGAAATGTGACCAGGAGCCCAAGTAACTCTTCCTCCTCTGTAAGGGTGCTTAGCCCTCGAGCTGCAGAAGCAACAGGTAGTTCTGTTGTAGCTCGAGATGCTAATAAAAGCTGTGCTCAAGACTGTAAATCGAAGAGAACTGTGTGTTTTCCTGTATCTGTTCTGCACAATGCAGCTGGGAAAGAAAATGCTACAAGTACAGTTGTGACTAACAGGAGAGAAATGTCAATTGTTGCATCGGGTCTGAATCAAAGTGAATAT TTGGTGGTTCGGAAGTTTGCAAGAAAAACTCAGAGCATTTTATATAATCGCATTACTGAAGGAACAACTCATGTCATAATGAAAACAG CTGAAAGAGATCTTACTGTTTGCTCTGCAGATAAGGAGCTGGTGTGTGAGCGGACACTGAAGTACTTTCTGGGTATTGCAGGAGGAAAATGGGTAGTTAGTTATCAGT GGGTAATTCAGTCTTTCAAAGAAGGAAGGATACTGGATGAG GAGAACTTTGAAGTTAGAGGAGATGTAATCAATGGGAGAAACCACCAAGGTCCTAAGAGGGCTAGACAGTCTCTGACTGAAAAG ATCTTTAAAGACTTCGAGATCTGTTGCTATGGACCTTTTACTGATATGACTACAG AACACCTAGAATGGATGGTGGAGCTTTGTGGTGCCTCTGTTGTGAAGCAACTTCATCAGTTCACACACCCAACA AATTCTACTGCTGTCGTGGTTGTGCAGCCAGATGCTTGGATGGAAAACACAGACTATAGAG CAATCCAGCAAAAGGACAATGTTGCCATGGTGACTCGAGAGTGGGTATTGGACAGTGTTGCTTGCTATGAGTGCCAGGAGTTGGAAGCTTACCTTGTGTCCTGA
- the BRCA1 gene encoding breast cancer type 1 susceptibility protein isoform X7: MDFSVIAIGEVQNVLSAMQKNLECPICLDVIEEPVSTKCDHIFCRFCMFKLLSKKKKGVVQCPLCKTEVTKRSLKENSRFKQLIEGLLETIHAFELDTGVKFLNSHHFPKTSTEAAAAEFLCKEGSVIQSKGFRNRKKSAKENGQENCILQEANVDTQLTDTGVRRCSLRNKTQKCGSEKGIYIELGSDSSEELLKQANNSGLEDKVLQILSEEKLERLKSAERENEYSRNTQPGTPGAEEIILPDVVGESDFSKESLSKKSTRSTDEHAKPGQVNVTENQSSPLNVLGVDLITEQCDGVGSASPLRNGDTSFFKNAEGMDAEQTQCNSESKEFDLKGSSESSLDKSKEMDIIAQNVKAAEMYEPESDSLREKELPLEKLLQPETLHCGTPNQVSRKRLKRSIQKVNEWFSKSNDILSSSSSQDDSAGATDVSGEEDPCLSDKGSCISEKTDPMVDSMAIAVVEGNKRWSKQTADRIEDKIFGKTYKRGRKSNHPIILRDILPTTKKEDVDAYDKCLNNSSKDGLKRKRKTSYVLQPEDFINKKDTEEADGCPQSVNLGDAEKKRCDESSAVNESQVSENRVGSTPAKLEEGGGSIWKTATEKVAGKHCDGKLELSHCDQKSTKKSSAAKRCRRSARTMCVLQLVDRNSLFPDPEEPQIDSYPSSGEPRRGGSEQRQVRRSRRLRLLSEEMTKTGKGAVIKGVRKYDSDHEGSSFAVQRSVLVHSSECKALCEPPGTLSYEPLTNLKGDDLERNGIQVNLKNSSDTAATGKSLFNPTSSCQHSNCSSFAPDAGSPEGEILCSPVVPQSPSVTAVQAASHPAEVVTELCAAAPQDSGHDTQNVPGDFGTEKLPMAENVLELTKEAEDSELDMQYLRNIFRHSKRLSFSLYPTPVKACTGEDAASATLKISCAEGAENKHSKYLKTKDLQEETTTAESLSRVCEKKKLKTHEHACVNPLTCFVSNTDHTCTGEHQEGVSQVASQGTLTAVRTGTAKAESNNKSQKGEQGNKDTVSAHVGIECELRQNPAKSNRSQSDRSNTEENTFKRTDLNTVDEICFGSENNQAGRAKIVDSKGPILHFQSRSVICSATCQQKPAEFSREVLLKKSRRERKGDEEQATQAGSTGMPECLVTEALEEPLKGNSDFTGLSETPDGLLCSEIEENTSFSEIDRRERSAVFIRGCDNALVKEPNNRDVSCKPGSQGIQRSRRRARKLQSSDEESSEDEDFPCFQTLMFSKSVSTPLQINKQVTSVIESSVSPITSPHSGNDNNMQEMPEAALSNRCVSPNEGSERSVNLFSSQSNLSEESVDGAQELEKPSMQIHTCRQVSSVNEGEETSQSCNGGLKRSKTNFRDECQEDPNMGANQASGYDSETSYVEDSCGPFSQGEILTTQQKNAMQSNLKKLQQEMAELEAVLKQHGSQACEFLPIPSSSEGTLGMEQMRQERAVLLSSFTGMGKGLGEWLNTQKDLASIAVVDIVLWLSRNKTETG, translated from the exons gttCTGCATGTTCAAACTcctcagcaaaaagaaaaaaggtgtggTACAGTGTCCTCTGTGTAAGACAGAAGTTACCAAGAG AAGTCTGAAAGAAAATTCCAGATTTAAGCAACTAATTGAAGGATTATTAGAAACTATCCATGCGTTTGAGCTTGACACTGGAGTAAAGT ttttaaacagTCATCACTTTCCTAAAACATCCACTGAAGCCGCTGCTGCTGAGTTCCTGTGTAAAGAAGGTTCTGTCATTCAAAGTAAGGgcttcagaaacaggaaaaaaagtgctAAAGAAAATGGACAAGAAAACTGCatcttg CAGGAAGCTAATGTGGATACGCAGCTTACAGATACTGGGGTCAGAAGGTGTTCCCtaagaaacaaaacccagaaatgtgGCTCTGAAAAGGGGATTTATATAGAGCTTG GCTCTGATTCATCTGAAGAGCTtttgaaacaagcaaacaatTCTGG GTTAGAAGACAAAGTGCTTCAGATTTTGTCTGAAGAGAAGCTAGAAAGACTGAAGAGTGCCGAGAGAGAGAATGAATATTCCCGCAACACACAGCCTGGCACACCAGGTGCTGAAGAAATAATTCTACCAGATGTCGTAG GTGAAAGTGATTTCTCGAAGGAAAGCCTGAGCAAGAAAAGCACTCGCAGCACTGATGAACATGCCAAACCTGGCCAAGTGAATGTGACTGAAAACCAGAGTTCTCCTTTAAATGTTCTTGGTGTAGACCTGATCACAGAGCAGTGTGATGGAGTAGGTAGTGCCAGTCCCTTAAGGAATGGGGACACATCTTTCTTCAAGAATGCAGAAGGAATGGATGCAGAGCAAACTCAATGCAATAGTGAAAGCAAAGAGTTTGACTTAAAAGGTAGCTCAGAGAGCAGCTTGGATAAAAGCAAGGAAATGGATATTATTGCACAAAATGTAAAAGCTGCGGAAATGTATGAACCTGAGAGTGATTCTCTCCGTGAAAAGGAACTTCCTCTGGAGAAACTACTTCAGCCAGAGACACTTCACTGTGGTACCCCGAATCAGGTTTCTAGGAAGAGACTGAAGCGAAGCATTCAGAAAGTCAATGAATGGTTTTCAAAAAGCAACGACATTCTGTCTTCCAGTTCTTCCCAGGATGATTCTGCTGGAGCAACTGATGTTTCGGGTGAAGAAGATCCATGTTTATCAGATAAAGGTTCCTGTATTTCTGAGAAGACTGACCCTATGGTAGATTCCATGGCAATTGCAGTGGTTGAAGGAAACAAGAGATGGTCAAAACAAACAGCAGATAGGATTGAAGACAAAATATTTGGGAAAACATACAAGAGAGGGAGGAAGTCAAATCACCCTATTATCTTGAGAGACATTTTACCTACTACAAAAAAGGAAGATGTGGATGCTTATGACAAGTGCTTGAATAATTCCAGTAAAGATGGACTGAAACGAAAAAGGAAGACTTCCTATGTCCTGCAACCTGAGgatttcattaacaaaaaagatacagaagagGCAGATGGGTGCCCTCAAAGTGTTAACCTTGGAGATGCAGAAAAGAAAAGATGTGATGAAAGTTCTGCTGTTAATGAGAGTCAGGTCTCTGAAAATAGAGTGGGTAGTACACCAGCAAAACTTGAGGAAGGAGGAGGATCCATATGGAAAACAGCAACTGAAAAGGTGGCTGGCAAGCACTGTGATGGGAAGCTGGAACTGAGTCACTGTGATCAGAAAAGCACTAAGAAAAGTTCTGCAGCAAAAAGATGCAGACGTTCTGCTAGAACCATGTGTGTTCTACAGCTAGTGGATAGAAACTCTCTTTTCCCTGACCCAGAAGAGCCGCAGATTGACAGCTATCCAAGCAGTGGGGAACCAAGGAGAGGGGGTTCTGAGCAAAGACAAGTCAGGCGCAGCAGAAGGCTTCGGTTACTTTCTGAAGAAATGACAAAAACTGGAAAAGGAGCAGTAATTAAGGGAGTAAGAAAGTATGACAGTGATCATGAAGGCTCTTCCTTTGCAGTCCAGAGGAGTGTGTTAGTTCACAGTTCTGAGTGCAAAGCCCTGTGTGAGCCCCCAGGTACCCTGAGTTATGAGCCACTCACTAATCTAAAGGGTGATGATCTGGAAAGGAATGGAATACAGGTTAATCTAAAGAATTCATCTGACACTGCAGCAACTGGAAAAAGTCTCTTCAACCCTACATCTTCATGTCAGCATTCAAATTGTAGTTCCTTTGCACCTGATGCAGGTTCTCCAGAAGGTGAAATACTCTGCAGCCCTGTCGTCCCACAGTCTCCTTCAGTGACTGCGGTGCAAGCTGCTTCCCACCCAGCTGAAGTGGTGACTGAACTgtgtgctgctgctccccaggacaGTGGACATGACACACAGAATGTTCCAGGAGACTTCGGAACTGAGAAGTTGCCGATGGCTGAAAATGTTTTGGAATTGACCAAGGAAGCTGAAGATAGTGAGTTAGACATGCAGTATCTGCGGAATATATTTAGGCATTCAAAACGTCTGTCTTTTAGCCTTTATCCTACTCCTGTGAAGGCATGTACAGGAGAGGATGCTGCTTCTGCAACTTTAAAGATATCATGTGCTGAAGGGGCAGAAAATAAGCATAGcaaatacttaaaaacaaaagacTTGCAAGAAGAGACTACAACTGCTGAAAGCTTGAGTAGAGTTTGTGAGAAAAAGAAGCTTAAGACACATGAACATGCTTGTGTTAATCCCTTGACTTGCTTTGTCAGCAACACTGACCATACGTGTACTGGGGAACATCAGGAAGGTGTTTCACAGGTTGCAAGTCAAGGGACTCTGACAGCAGTAAGAACGGGTACTGCTAAGGCTGAAAGCAACAACAAATCGCAAAAAGGAGAGCAAGGAAACAAAGACACAGTGTCAGCTCATGTAGGGATAGAATGTGAGCTGAGACAGAATCCAGCCAAAAGTAATAGAAGTCAGAGTGATCGGAGTAACACAGAAGAGAACACTTTCAAAAGAACTGATTTAAACACAGTTGATGAAATATGCTTCGGTTCAGAAAACAATCAAGCAGGAAGGGCCAAAATTGTTGACAGCAAAGGACCAATACTGCATTTTCAGTCCAGATCAGTAATTTGTTCTGCGACTTGTCAGCAAAAGCCTGCTGAATTCAGCCGTGAAGTCCTTTTgaaaaaaagtagaagagaaagaaaaggggatgAAGAACAAGCAACCCAAGCTGGTAGCACAGGGATGCCTGAGTGTTTAGTCACAGAGGCTCTAGAAGAGCCTCTTAAAGGGAACAGTGATTTTACAGGTTTGTCTGAAACCCCTGATGGCTTACTGTGCTCTGAGATCGAAGAGAACACCAGCTTTTCTGAAATTGATAGGAGAGAGAGATCTGCTGTGTTTATAAGAGGATGTGACAATGCCCTGGTAAAAGAACCAAACAATAGAGATGTTAGTTGTAAGCCAGGATCTCAAGGTATTCAAAGATCTCGAAGGAGAGCACGGAAACTGCAATCTTCAGATGAAGAATCTAGTGAGGATGAAGATTTCCCATGTTTTCAGACATTAATGTTCAGCAAATCAGTAAGCACGCCATTGCAGATAAATAAACAAGTGACATCTGTGATAGAGTCTTCAGTAAGTCCCATCACATCACCTCACAGTGGAAATGACAATAATATGCAGGAAATGCCTGAAGCTGCCCTAAGTAACAGGTGCGTTTCACCAAACGAGGGGTCAGAACGCTCGGTCAACTTATTTTCTTCCCAGTCCAACTTGTCTGAAGAATCAGTTGATGGAGCACAAGAGCTGGAGAAACCTTCAATGCAAATCCATACATGCAGACAAGTGAGCAGTGTGAATGAGGGTGAAGAAACATCTCAAAGTTGTAATGGAGGTCTGAAGAGAAGCAAAACTAACTTCAGAGATGAATGCCAAGAAGACCCAAACATGGGAGCCAACCAAG CATCTGGATATGACAGTGAAACAAGTTATGTAGAAGATTCATGTGGACCATTCTCTCAGGGTGAAATTCTTACTACACAG CAGAAGAATGCTAtgcaaagtaacttaaaaaaactTCAGCAAGAAATGGCTGAACTTGAAGCAGTGCTAAAGCAGCATGGAAGTCAGGCCTGTGAATTTTTACCTATCCCTTCCAGTAGTGAAGGAACACTTGGAATGGAACAAATGAGACAAGAGAGAG CTGTACTCTTGTCTTCTTTCACTGGAATGGGTAAGGGACTGGGAGAGTGGCTGAACACCCAGAAGGACTTGGCCTCTATTGCTGTGGTAGACATTGTCCTTTGGCTATCAAGGAACAAGACAGAAACTGGTTAG